In a genomic window of Lycium ferocissimum isolate CSIRO_LF1 chromosome 9, AGI_CSIRO_Lferr_CH_V1, whole genome shotgun sequence:
- the LOC132031068 gene encoding vanillin aminotransferase: protein MGSINGFMGHDMLPPFTGGWQIDMGPLVIEKSEGSYVYDINGKKYLDTLSGLWCNPLGGSEPRLIEAANKQLNTLPFYHSFWNRTTKTSLDLSKELLDLFTANKMAKVTFTNSGSEANDTQVKLVWYYNNALGRPKKKKFIAQKKAYHGSTYISAGLSGIPALHYQFDLPPPFILHTDCPHYWRYHLPGETEEEFATRLANNLESLILKEGPETVAAFIAEPVMGGGGVIVPPATYFEKIQAVLKKYDILFIVDEVVCGFGRLGTMFGCDKYNIKPDLVSLAKALSSGYVPIGAVLISQEISNVIVAESNKIGVFCHGFTYSGHPVACAVALEALKIYKERNVVELVNKISPKFQEGLKAFADSPIIGEIRGTGLILSTEFVDNKNPNDPFPLQWQVGAYFGAQCAKYGMLVSSSGDYINMAPPFTLTLEELDELISIYGKALKDTEKKVEELKSQKKEKLVAKLDESKKEKK, encoded by the exons ATGGGCAGTATAAATGG ATTTATGGGACATGACATGTTGCCACCCTTCACTGGAGGCTGGCAGATTGATATGGGACCTTTAGTTATAGAAAAATCGGAG GGTTCCTATGTCTATGACATAAATGGGAAGAAGTATCTTGATACTTTATCTGGCTTGTGGTGCAACCCCTTAG GGGGAAGTGAACCTCGTCTTATTGAAGCTGCAAATAAACAACTCAACACATTGCCCTTTTACCATTCATTTTGGAATCGTACCACAAAAACTTCTTTG GATCTATCAAAGGAACTCCTAGACTTGTTTACTGCAAATAAAATGGCGAAAGTTACTTTCACAAATAGCGGATCAGAAGCCAATGATACTCAG GTGAAGCTGGTATGGTATTACAACAATGCCCTTGGGAggccaaagaaaaagaaatttattgCTCAAAAGAAAGC ATACCATGGGTCCACTTACATTTCTGCCGGTCTTTCTGG GATTCCTGCACTACATTATCAATTTGATTTACCACCTCCATTTATCCTGCACACTGATTGCCCTCACTATTGGCGCTATCACTTGCCAG GTGAGACGGAAGAGGAGTTCGCGACTAGGTTGGCAAATAATTTGGAAAGTCTTATACTCAAAGAGGGGCCTGAAACA GTAGCTGCTTTCATTGCTGAACCAGTCATGGGGGGAGGAGGTGTAATTGTTCCTCCAGCAACCTATTTTGAGAAG ATCCAAGCTGTACTCAAGAAGTATGACATTCTTTTCATTGTGGATGAGGTGGTATGTGGATTTGGAAGGCTTGGGACAATGTTTGGCTGTGATAAGTACAACATTAAACCTGATCTTGTCTCTTTAGCAAAG GCTCTTTCTTCTGGATATGTGCCAATTGGTGCTGTTCTTATAAGCCAGGAAATTTCCAACGTCATAGTTGCTGAAAGCAATAAAATAG GTGTTTTCTGCCATGGATTTACTTATTCCGGCCACCCTGTCGCGTGTGCGGTTGCGTTGGAAGCACTGAAGATCTACAA gGAAAGAAATGTTGTTGAGCTAGTGAACAAAATATCACcaaagttccaagaaggtttgaaAGCATTTGCTGACAGTCCCATAATTGGGGAG ATAAGGGGAACTGGTTTGATACTTTCCACAGAGTTTGTGGATAACAAAAATCCTAATGATCCTTTTCCTCTTCAATGGC AGGTTGGTGCCTATTTTGGAGCACAATGTGCTAAGTATGGGATGTTAGTAAGTTCTTCTGGTGATTACATAAATATGGCTCCTCCATTTACCTTGACTCTTGAAGAACTTGATGAG TTAATAAGCATTTATGGGAAAGCACTGAAAGATACTGAAAAGAAAGTGGAAGAACTCAAGTCTCAGAAGAAGGAAAAGCTCGTGGCAAAGCTTGATgaatccaaaaaagaaaagaaataa